The proteins below are encoded in one region of Shewanella putrefaciens:
- the metG gene encoding methionine--tRNA ligase, translating to MATSQRKILVTSALPYANGPIHLGHMLEYIQTDIWSRYQKLRGHECHYICADDAHGTPIMLKAQQLGMAPEEMIAQVNKEHQQDFADFNIAFDNYHSTHSEENRVLASDIYLKLRANGYIKSKSISQLFDPEKSMFLPDRFVKGTCPKCKSPDQYGDNCDACGATYSPTELINPKSAVSGATPVMKDTEHFFFDLPAFEGMLKEWTRSGALQVEMANKLDEWFEQGLQQWDITRDAPYFGFEIPDAPGKYFYVWLDAPIGYMGSFKNLCDKRPELSFDEFWAKDSKAEVYHFIGKDIVYFHSLFWPAMLHGSGYRQPNSVYAHGYVTVNGAKMSKSKGTFIKARTYLDHLDPEYLRYYYAAKLSSRIDDLDLNLEDFAQRVNSDLVGKLVNLASRTAGFITKRFDGKLAKIADTTLTEAFLAKQEQIAEFYETREYGKAMREIMALADIANGFVADAAPWQMVKQDDQQEAAHQVCSNALNLFRILVTYLKPVLPRLAQDVEAFFQQPLTWAALSQDMAGHEIAPFKAMMQRVELDKVEAMVADSKENLQATTEPEAPKGPLATDPISETINFDDFAKIDLRIARIVKAEHVAEADKLLKLQLDIGGETRQVFAGIKSAYSPEDLEGKLTVMVANLAPRKMRFGMSEGMVLAAGPGGSDLWILEPHEGAQPGMRVK from the coding sequence ATGGCAACTTCACAACGTAAAATTCTCGTGACCAGCGCACTTCCCTACGCGAACGGACCGATCCATTTAGGTCATATGCTGGAATACATACAGACAGATATCTGGTCGCGTTATCAAAAACTTCGTGGACATGAGTGCCACTACATTTGTGCCGATGACGCCCACGGCACACCGATCATGCTCAAGGCGCAGCAATTAGGTATGGCGCCTGAAGAGATGATCGCCCAAGTGAACAAAGAGCATCAGCAGGATTTCGCTGACTTTAATATCGCCTTCGATAACTATCACAGCACCCACAGTGAAGAAAACCGCGTGCTGGCGAGTGATATTTACTTAAAACTGCGGGCGAATGGCTATATCAAGAGCAAGAGCATTTCTCAGTTATTCGATCCTGAAAAGTCGATGTTCCTGCCCGATCGTTTCGTAAAAGGCACCTGCCCTAAGTGTAAATCGCCCGATCAATATGGTGATAACTGTGATGCCTGCGGCGCGACTTACAGCCCAACTGAGCTGATTAACCCCAAATCTGCGGTCTCTGGCGCAACCCCAGTGATGAAAGACACTGAGCACTTCTTCTTCGACCTACCTGCCTTTGAAGGTATGTTAAAAGAGTGGACTCGCTCGGGCGCCCTGCAAGTCGAAATGGCTAACAAACTCGACGAATGGTTCGAGCAAGGCCTGCAGCAGTGGGATATCACCCGTGATGCACCTTACTTTGGGTTTGAAATCCCCGATGCGCCGGGCAAGTATTTCTACGTGTGGTTAGATGCGCCCATCGGTTATATGGGTTCATTTAAAAATCTTTGCGATAAGCGTCCTGAACTGAGCTTCGACGAATTCTGGGCAAAAGATTCTAAAGCCGAGGTTTACCACTTTATCGGTAAAGACATTGTCTACTTCCACAGCCTGTTCTGGCCTGCGATGCTGCACGGCTCAGGTTATCGCCAGCCAAACAGCGTCTATGCCCACGGTTATGTGACGGTCAACGGCGCTAAGATGTCAAAATCCAAAGGCACGTTCATCAAGGCACGTACCTATTTAGATCATTTAGATCCTGAATATTTACGTTACTACTACGCCGCCAAACTCAGCAGCCGTATCGACGATTTAGACCTTAATCTTGAAGATTTCGCCCAGCGCGTGAACTCAGACTTAGTCGGTAAATTAGTCAACCTCGCTTCTCGCACCGCAGGTTTTATCACTAAGCGTTTCGACGGTAAACTCGCGAAAATTGCGGATACCACGCTGACAGAGGCGTTTTTAGCCAAACAAGAGCAAATCGCCGAGTTCTATGAAACCCGCGAATACGGTAAAGCGATGCGTGAAATCATGGCGCTAGCGGATATCGCCAACGGCTTTGTCGCCGATGCTGCGCCTTGGCAAATGGTGAAGCAGGATGATCAACAGGAAGCGGCCCATCAAGTGTGTTCAAACGCCTTGAATCTGTTCCGTATTTTGGTGACCTACTTAAAACCTGTATTGCCACGTTTAGCCCAGGATGTGGAAGCCTTCTTCCAACAGCCACTCACTTGGGCTGCCTTGAGCCAAGATATGGCTGGCCATGAAATCGCGCCATTTAAAGCCATGATGCAACGTGTTGAGTTAGACAAAGTTGAAGCTATGGTGGCCGACTCTAAGGAAAACCTGCAAGCCACAACCGAGCCAGAAGCACCTAAAGGCCCATTAGCGACCGATCCTATCAGTGAAACCATTAACTTTGATGATTTCGCAAAAATCGATCTGCGTATCGCTCGCATCGTCAAGGCCGAGCATGTGGCCGAAGCCGATAAATTGCTAAAGCTGCAATTGGATATCGGCGGCGAAACCCGTCAGGTATTTGCGGGGATCAAATCGGCCTACTCGCCAGAAGATCTGGAAGGCAAGCTGACTGTGATGGTGGCCAACCTTGCACCCCGTAAGATGCGTTTTGGCATGTCAGAGGGCATGGTACTGGCCGCAGGCCCTGGTGGTAGCGATTTGTGGATTTTAGAACCCCATGAAGGCGCACAGCCTGGTATGCGGGTTAAGTAA
- a CDS encoding AEC family transporter: MGNIIEQLLFSASITGPICLMLALGVLLKRAQVINENFIDIASKLVFNVTLPALLFLSIISSNHDLAASAPLIGYGLIANLLFFILSTYATQRLFPDGKDQGVIIQGGFRANTAIIGLAYVSNAYGESGVALAAVYVASMTLLYNIQAVICLSPRGEESSRSAFSVMVKTITKNPLIIAIMLGMLFYFLSIPVPKMVLDAGQYFANMTLPLALLCTGGSLDIGSLKHEKHSTWFSTALKLILAPLFITGGALLLGYRGIELALVFLMSSAPTAAASYVMARAMGGNATLAANIIALTTVCSLLTCTLGIFILSTLGLI, encoded by the coding sequence ATGGGAAATATCATTGAGCAGTTGTTGTTTTCTGCCTCAATAACGGGTCCTATCTGTTTGATGTTAGCCCTCGGGGTGCTCCTAAAACGCGCCCAAGTCATCAACGAAAACTTTATTGATATCGCATCAAAACTCGTTTTTAACGTCACACTGCCCGCGCTACTGTTTCTCAGCATCATCAGCTCAAATCACGATCTCGCCGCCAGCGCCCCCTTGATTGGCTATGGCTTAATAGCCAACCTGCTGTTTTTTATACTTTCCACCTATGCAACCCAGCGGCTATTTCCTGACGGCAAAGATCAAGGGGTGATCATTCAAGGGGGATTTAGGGCCAATACAGCCATTATCGGCTTAGCCTATGTCTCTAACGCCTACGGCGAATCAGGGGTTGCCTTAGCCGCAGTTTATGTGGCCTCGATGACGCTGCTCTACAATATTCAAGCGGTGATTTGCCTAAGCCCAAGGGGGGAAGAGTCGAGTCGCAGCGCATTTAGCGTAATGGTGAAAACCATCACTAAAAATCCGCTGATCATTGCCATTATGCTCGGCATGCTGTTCTATTTCCTCTCCATTCCAGTGCCGAAAATGGTGCTCGATGCGGGCCAATACTTTGCCAATATGACCCTGCCATTAGCACTACTGTGCACCGGCGGTTCGCTGGATATTGGTTCACTCAAACATGAAAAACATTCAACTTGGTTTTCGACCGCATTGAAATTGATATTGGCCCCGCTGTTTATCACAGGAGGCGCCTTGTTATTGGGTTATCGAGGGATTGAATTAGCGTTGGTATTTTTAATGAGTTCTGCGCCCACCGCTGCCGCAAGCTATGTAATGGCACGCGCCATGGGAGGTAACGCCACCCTTGCGGCCAATATTATCGCACTGACCACCGTTTGCTCGCTGCTCACCTGCACCTTAGGTATTTTTATCCTGTCCACTTTGGGGCTGATCTAA
- a CDS encoding Nif3-like dinuclear metal center hexameric protein, with translation MTRTELAQYLADFLHMSAFKDYAPNGLQVEGKDDIRTIVTGVTACQALIDEAVRLNADAILVHHGFFWKNEPEVITGMKQRRIKALLSHDISLFGYHLPLDAHPMLGNNATLARQLGIVDAEPIEELAQGLLWRGKLDLPVSASDFASTLEKALGRAPLHIGESEAQIQHLAWCTGGAQDYIDMAASLGVDAFISGEVSERTFHSAVEQGIHYYAAGHHATERFGIEALGRHLAREFNLVHHFVNISNPV, from the coding sequence ATGACACGGACAGAACTAGCCCAATATTTAGCCGATTTTTTACATATGTCGGCCTTTAAAGATTATGCACCCAATGGCTTACAGGTCGAAGGCAAGGATGATATTCGCACTATTGTCACTGGGGTGACGGCTTGCCAAGCCTTAATTGATGAGGCTGTCCGCTTAAATGCCGATGCGATTTTGGTCCACCATGGTTTTTTTTGGAAGAATGAACCCGAGGTCATCACTGGGATGAAACAGCGTCGCATTAAGGCGCTGCTGAGCCATGATATTAGCTTGTTTGGCTATCATTTACCCTTAGATGCCCACCCTATGCTCGGCAATAACGCGACCTTGGCAAGACAACTTGGGATTGTCGATGCGGAACCCATAGAAGAGCTGGCTCAGGGCCTGCTGTGGCGTGGCAAACTCGATCTTCCTGTCAGTGCCAGCGATTTTGCCAGCACCCTTGAGAAGGCGTTAGGCAGAGCCCCATTGCATATAGGTGAAAGTGAGGCTCAGATCCAGCATTTAGCTTGGTGCACAGGCGGGGCGCAGGATTATATCGATATGGCGGCAAGTTTGGGCGTGGATGCCTTTATCAGTGGTGAAGTGTCCGAGCGCACCTTCCACAGCGCGGTGGAGCAGGGCATACATTATTATGCCGCGGGTCACCATGCGACTGAGCGTTTCGGCATTGAAGCCCTAGGTCGTCATCTCGCCCGTGAGTTTAACTTAGTGCATCATTTTGTGAATATCAGTAATCCGGTATAG
- a CDS encoding glycine zipper 2TM domain-containing protein, with the protein MWKPTLASFMFICAFFIAPLHAGYDRNQAVPVEKVLYGDISSVRNITETQLIEDRNQGWKTFGGALVGGVIGHQFGGGSGQDVATVLGALLGAGVGNHYGSGTTTQSLKLVELLINQEDGTQVMVIQDYDPGMVFNAGDRVRVVYLQGGVRIDLAM; encoded by the coding sequence ATGTGGAAACCTACTCTAGCGAGCTTTATGTTTATTTGTGCTTTTTTCATCGCACCACTGCATGCGGGTTATGATCGCAATCAAGCCGTGCCGGTGGAGAAAGTGCTCTACGGCGATATCAGTTCGGTACGTAATATCACCGAAACCCAGCTTATCGAAGACAGAAACCAAGGCTGGAAAACCTTCGGAGGAGCCTTAGTGGGCGGTGTGATTGGCCATCAATTTGGTGGTGGCTCGGGCCAAGACGTTGCCACAGTGCTCGGCGCCTTACTTGGTGCCGGTGTGGGGAATCATTATGGCAGTGGGACGACAACACAATCCTTAAAGCTAGTAGAATTGTTGATTAATCAAGAGGATGGCACTCAAGTCATGGTGATCCAAGATTATGATCCCGGAATGGTATTTAATGCCGGTGATAGGGTGCGGGTTGTGTATCTTCAAGGTGGCGTGCGTATTGACTTAGCCATGTAA
- the aat gene encoding leucyl/phenylalanyl-tRNA--protein transferase — MKSLSFLNHEFEAFPSPELALTDPNGLLAIGGDLRPERLLTAYYNGIFPWFNAEDPILWWSPDPRAIFIPSQVHLSTSLRKFLKKQPWRITVNHAFTDVMAGCAQPRQKQAGTWITHEIQMAYRELHHNGHAHSIEVWQGERLIGGLYGLAIGQVFCGESMFHRETNASKAAIAALQQHLLQMGFKLIDAQVMNPHLASLGAQAIKRADFMALLAQLRDKDVNPEAWIPREVNLEL, encoded by the coding sequence GTGAAGTCACTGTCTTTTCTGAATCACGAATTTGAAGCTTTTCCTTCACCCGAACTCGCCCTTACTGATCCCAATGGATTACTGGCGATAGGGGGAGACTTACGCCCAGAACGCTTACTGACGGCATACTATAACGGGATTTTTCCATGGTTTAACGCCGAAGATCCCATTCTGTGGTGGTCACCCGATCCCCGCGCCATTTTTATTCCCAGCCAAGTCCATCTCAGCACGAGTTTGCGTAAGTTTCTCAAAAAACAGCCCTGGCGCATTACGGTAAACCATGCCTTTACCGACGTGATGGCTGGTTGTGCCCAACCAAGACAGAAACAAGCTGGCACTTGGATAACCCATGAAATCCAAATGGCGTACCGCGAGCTTCACCATAATGGCCACGCCCATTCTATCGAAGTTTGGCAGGGTGAACGCTTAATCGGCGGCCTCTATGGGTTAGCCATAGGCCAAGTATTTTGTGGCGAGTCTATGTTTCACCGTGAAACCAATGCCTCTAAGGCTGCTATCGCCGCATTGCAACAACATCTATTGCAGATGGGCTTTAAGTTAATTGATGCACAGGTCATGAATCCACATTTAGCCAGTTTAGGGGCGCAAGCGATTAAACGTGCCGATTTTATGGCATTACTGGCACAATTGAGAGATAAAGACGTCAATCCAGAGGCTTGGATCCCAAGAGAGGTCAATCTTGAACTCTAA
- a CDS encoding arginyltransferase, with protein MNSNATKTPIAIGISQIFPCSYLDGQQEQLLVIQEETLDPILFERLLAIGFRRSGSAIYKPRCPRCNACQPIRLPVREFSVSKRQKRTLAQNRDLTWRVTSSHTDAQYALYERYIQQRHFDGPMYPPSQEQYEQFLFCHWLPPTFIEVYDGDKLLAVAVTDTLPNSLSAIYSYFDPDEEHRSLGALLILIQCRLAKLQGKEFLYLGYQIDANRKMSYKRLYRPYQILTPQGWEYCQVC; from the coding sequence TTGAACTCTAACGCCACTAAAACCCCCATTGCGATTGGGATCAGTCAGATTTTCCCCTGCAGTTACCTCGATGGTCAGCAGGAACAATTATTGGTGATCCAAGAGGAAACGCTCGATCCGATTTTATTCGAGCGTTTACTCGCCATAGGTTTTCGCCGCAGCGGCAGTGCCATTTATAAACCCCGTTGTCCTCGATGTAACGCCTGCCAACCGATCCGTTTGCCGGTCAGGGAATTTAGCGTTTCTAAGAGACAAAAGCGCACCTTAGCTCAGAATCGCGATCTCACTTGGCGTGTCACCTCAAGCCATACGGATGCACAATACGCCCTCTACGAGCGTTATATTCAGCAGCGGCACTTTGACGGCCCTATGTATCCGCCAAGCCAAGAGCAATATGAGCAGTTTTTATTTTGCCACTGGTTACCCCCCACTTTTATTGAAGTCTACGATGGCGACAAACTTTTAGCCGTTGCAGTAACAGACACACTACCCAATAGCCTATCGGCCATTTACAGCTATTTTGATCCCGATGAAGAACATCGCTCCCTCGGCGCACTACTGATTTTGATCCAGTGCCGCTTAGCCAAATTGCAGGGCAAAGAATTCCTTTATCTCGGATATCAAATAGATGCAAACCGTAAAATGTCCTACAAGCGTTTATATCGCCCTTATCAAATTTTAACTCCCCAGGGTTGGGAGTATTGCCAAGTTTGCTAA
- the infA gene encoding translation initiation factor IF-1, with product MAKEDNIEMQGTILETLPNTMFRVELENGHVVIAHISGKMRKNYIRILTGDKVTVQLTPYDLTKGRIVFRAR from the coding sequence ATGGCGAAAGAAGACAACATTGAAATGCAAGGCACTATCCTTGAAACCTTGCCAAACACAATGTTTCGTGTAGAGCTTGAAAATGGTCATGTGGTGATAGCCCACATTTCAGGCAAAATGCGCAAAAACTACATCCGGATCCTCACTGGTGACAAAGTAACTGTCCAGCTGACTCCCTATGATCTGACCAAAGGTCGTATTGTCTTCCGCGCACGCTGA
- the clpA gene encoding ATP-dependent Clp protease ATP-binding subunit ClpA yields the protein MLNKDLEVTLNLAFQQARDARHEYMTVEHLLLALIDNPAAQEALIACGANLDKLRDEVASFIQQTTPIIADIDDDKETQPTLGFQRVLQRAVFHVQSSGRNEVTGANVLVAIFSEQESQAVYLLRRCDISRLDVVNFISHGFSRNEDSDPHQDQERIEDHSEASEERSMLSQFASNLNQLAKQGVIDPLIGRDQEIERAIQTLCRRRKNNPLLVGEAGVGKTAIAEGLAYRIVNNQVPDVMAEATVYSLDLGSLLAGTKYRGDFEKRFKSLLKELSADKHAILFIDEIHTIIGAGAASGGVMDASNLLKPLLSSGNLRCMGSTTFQEYQSIFEKDRALARRFQKVDINEPSVEETTKILMGLKSKYEEYHGVRYTQAAINSAAVLSAKHINDRHLPDKAIDVIDEAGARMVMLPMSKRKKTIGQAEIEAIVAKMARIPEKSVSATDKDLLRNLERNLKMVVFGQDKAIESLSSAIRLSRSGLGTDKKPVGSFLFAGPTGVGKTEVTNQLASCLGMKLVRFDMSEYMESHTVSRLIGAPPGYVGYDQGGLLTDAVIKNPHCVVLLDEIEKAHPDVYNLLLQVMDHGTLTDNNGRKADFRHVTLVMTTNAGVQETIRKSIGFTQQDHTQDALSEINRVFSPEFRNRLDSIVWFNHLDMTIIAKVVDKFLVELQAQLDAKHVILEVSDEARTLLAEKGYDKNMGARPMARVVTELIKRPLADEILFGALEAGGVAYVDVKEGEIVIRAERHEKTTTKA from the coding sequence ATGCTGAACAAAGATCTGGAAGTCACCTTAAATCTGGCGTTTCAGCAAGCCAGAGATGCGCGTCACGAGTATATGACAGTGGAACACCTGTTATTGGCTCTTATCGACAATCCTGCGGCTCAAGAAGCGCTAATCGCCTGCGGGGCGAACTTAGACAAACTCAGGGATGAAGTGGCAAGCTTTATCCAACAAACAACCCCAATTATTGCCGATATCGATGATGATAAAGAAACCCAGCCAACGCTTGGCTTCCAGCGGGTGCTGCAGCGCGCGGTATTCCATGTGCAATCATCGGGCCGTAATGAAGTGACAGGCGCTAATGTGTTAGTGGCGATTTTCAGTGAACAGGAATCCCAAGCCGTCTATCTGCTGCGTCGCTGCGATATTAGTCGCTTAGATGTCGTGAATTTCATTTCCCATGGTTTTTCAAGAAACGAAGATAGCGATCCACATCAGGATCAAGAACGCATTGAAGATCACAGTGAAGCTAGCGAAGAGCGCAGCATGTTGTCGCAATTTGCGTCTAACTTAAATCAGCTGGCGAAACAGGGGGTCATCGATCCTTTGATTGGCCGCGATCAGGAAATTGAGCGCGCAATTCAAACTTTGTGTCGCCGCCGTAAAAATAACCCATTATTAGTGGGTGAGGCGGGCGTAGGTAAAACCGCGATTGCAGAGGGTCTTGCCTACCGTATCGTGAATAACCAAGTGCCCGATGTGATGGCTGAAGCGACGGTTTACTCCCTCGATTTAGGCTCATTGCTTGCGGGGACAAAATACCGCGGTGATTTTGAGAAGCGTTTTAAAAGCCTGTTAAAAGAATTATCCGCCGATAAACACGCCATTTTATTCATCGATGAGATCCATACCATTATCGGTGCGGGCGCCGCATCTGGCGGCGTGATGGATGCTTCTAATCTGCTGAAACCTTTGTTATCCAGTGGCAATTTACGTTGTATGGGATCGACGACTTTCCAAGAATACCAAAGTATTTTTGAGAAAGACCGCGCCCTAGCTCGCCGTTTCCAAAAGGTGGATATCAATGAGCCTTCGGTGGAAGAAACCACTAAAATTTTGATGGGGCTTAAGTCTAAATACGAAGAATATCATGGGGTTCGTTATACTCAGGCGGCGATTAACAGCGCGGCGGTATTGTCGGCGAAACACATCAATGACAGACATCTCCCCGACAAAGCCATCGATGTGATCGACGAAGCGGGTGCGCGTATGGTGATGCTGCCTATGAGCAAACGCAAAAAGACCATAGGCCAGGCAGAAATCGAAGCTATCGTGGCTAAAATGGCGCGTATTCCCGAGAAATCCGTGTCCGCCACCGACAAGGACTTGCTGCGTAATCTAGAGCGTAATCTTAAGATGGTGGTCTTTGGCCAAGATAAGGCCATTGAGAGTCTCAGTTCGGCCATTCGCTTATCGCGCAGTGGCTTAGGCACAGATAAAAAACCTGTAGGTAGCTTCTTATTCGCCGGTCCCACCGGTGTGGGTAAGACAGAAGTCACTAATCAATTGGCAAGCTGTTTAGGGATGAAACTAGTGCGCTTTGACATGTCTGAGTACATGGAGAGCCATACAGTGTCCCGTTTGATTGGTGCGCCTCCAGGTTATGTGGGTTATGACCAAGGTGGGTTGCTCACCGATGCCGTGATTAAAAATCCCCATTGTGTCGTACTGCTCGATGAAATCGAGAAGGCTCACCCCGATGTCTACAACTTGCTGTTGCAGGTGATGGATCATGGGACCTTGACCGATAACAATGGTCGTAAGGCAGACTTCAGACACGTAACGTTAGTGATGACGACTAACGCGGGTGTACAGGAGACTATTCGTAAGTCGATTGGCTTTACCCAGCAAGATCATACTCAGGACGCATTATCTGAAATTAATCGGGTATTTTCGCCAGAATTCCGTAATCGTCTCGACTCCATTGTATGGTTCAACCATTTGGATATGACCATCATTGCGAAAGTGGTCGATAAATTCTTAGTGGAATTGCAGGCGCAGCTTGATGCGAAACATGTCATCTTGGAAGTCAGCGATGAAGCGAGGACCTTGTTGGCCGAGAAAGGTTACGATAAGAACATGGGCGCACGTCCTATGGCTCGGGTGGTGACTGAATTGATCAAGCGCCCATTGGCGGACGAGATTTTATTTGGTGCCTTAGAAGCGGGTGGGGTTGCCTATGTTGATGTGAAAGAAGGCGAGATAGTGATCCGCGCCGAACGTCATGAGAAAACCACGACCAAAGCCTAG
- the clpS gene encoding ATP-dependent Clp protease adapter ClpS, with product MGKTGNIEHVEERVKSELMPPSMYKVILNNDDYTPMDFVIEVLQVFFRKNEQEATDIMLTIHHKGKGICGIFPFGIAETKVIQVNQFARQNQHPLLCSLEKA from the coding sequence ATGGGTAAGACAGGAAATATTGAACACGTTGAAGAGCGTGTGAAATCTGAGTTAATGCCACCTTCTATGTACAAGGTGATCCTCAATAATGACGATTACACGCCAATGGATTTTGTGATTGAAGTATTGCAAGTTTTCTTTCGCAAGAATGAGCAAGAAGCGACCGATATCATGTTGACTATCCATCACAAGGGAAAGGGTATTTGCGGCATTTTTCCTTTTGGCATTGCAGAAACTAAGGTGATACAAGTAAATCAATTTGCAAGACAAAACCAACATCCGTTACTGTGTTCGTTAGAGAAAGCATGA
- the cspD gene encoding cold shock domain-containing protein CspD: protein MASGTVKWFNNAKGFGFICPDQGGEDVFAHYSTIEMEGYRTLKAGQPVQFEVEQGPKGMHASAISPTK, encoded by the coding sequence ATGGCAAGCGGAACTGTTAAATGGTTCAACAACGCCAAAGGATTCGGGTTTATTTGCCCTGATCAAGGTGGTGAGGACGTTTTTGCACACTATTCTACCATTGAAATGGAAGGCTATAGAACTCTAAAAGCAGGCCAACCCGTTCAATTTGAAGTAGAGCAGGGTCCAAAAGGGATGCACGCTTCAGCCATTTCACCAACAAAATAA